A part of Chanos chanos chromosome 9, fChaCha1.1, whole genome shotgun sequence genomic DNA contains:
- the LOC115820064 gene encoding C-type lectin domain family 4 member E: protein MEDVENYTSLQEFTEDSSQYSHKPILHTAQGVKRGAECLRGRTTVFLLVALLASVCANIALGVLLVNRSSVGVGIQSVKEKSPEEPPSLSLKLLALQERFSRLCRDYTALGDTCSQTVRKCRPCPEGWLYIDEKCYYFSEDKLDWQRSRDSCVSMGGHLTILHTHKQHDDLEKEARAIGGFEYHFWIGLSDSETEGEWKWVDNTPVNKTYWNEWDSQPDNHQSAGLHGEDCAVLDSRAKTWHDVPCDYLYKRICEMDAINID from the exons atGGAGGACGTGGAAAACTACACCAGTTTACAGGAGTTCACTGAGGATTCATCCCAGTACAGCCACAAACCCATCCTCCACACAGCACAAG GTGTTAAGAGAGGGGCGGAGTGTCTGAGGGGTAGAACCACTGTCTTCCTGCTCGTGGCTCTGTTGGCTTCAGTCTGTGCAAATATCGCACTGGGAGTTCTCt tggTTAACAGGTCCAGTGTGGGTGTGGGGATCCAGTCGGTGAAGGAGAAGTCTCCAGAAGaacctccatccctctctctcaaactcctCGCCCTGCAGGAGCGATTCTCCCGTCTGTGTCGCGACTACACCGCGCTGGGCGACACCTGCTCACAGACCG tgaggaAATGCAGGCCATGTCCTGAGGGCTGGTTGTACATTGATGagaaatgttattattttagtGAAGATAAACTGGACtggcagagaagcagagacagctgtgtttcaATGGGGGGTCATCTCACCATTCTACATACTCACAAACAACac GATGATCTGGAGAAAGAGGCGCGTGCGATTGGTGGGTTTGAATATCATTTCTGGATTGGCCTATCAGATTCAGAGACAGAGGGCGAGTGGAAGTGGGTGGACAACACACCCGTCAATAAAAc GTACTGGAACGAGTGGGACTCACAGCCTGATAACCATCAGTCTGCCGGCCTCCACGGGGAGGATTGCGCCGTCCTGGACTCGCGTGCCAAGACGTGGCATGACGTGCCCTGTGATTACCTTTACAAACGCATCTGTGAAATGGACGCTATTAATATCGACTGA
- the LOC115820233 gene encoding CD209 antigen-like protein C, giving the protein MEDAENHTYKPALYTTQGKQVTLVVKRGAEYVRSRTTIFLLVALLASVCANIVLGVLLANRSVLSVGMQSEEVPSLQKELTRVRRDEKVSLDQAPAGNTSSPTNLTCTPCPEGWLYIDKKCYEFSEDKLDWYNSTDSCASKGGHLAILRTQKQHDSLQKEANAIGGFDYHYWIGLSEAETVGEWNWVDNTHVNKTFWSKWDKTYKHAHNATEKMCVVFNTNGESWHSVPCNYIYKRICEKDVVWMYRE; this is encoded by the exons ATGGAGGACGCAGAGAATCATACCTACAAACCTgcactgtacactacacaaGGCAAACAGG TGACCCTGGTGGTGAAGAGAGGGGCGGAGTATGTGAGGAGCAGAACCACCATCTTCCTGCTCGTGGCTCTGTTGGCTTCTGTCTGTGCCAATATCGTACTGGGAGTTCTCt tGGCCAACAGgtctgtcttgtctgtgggGATGCAGTCTGAGGAGGTTCCTTCTCTTCAGAAGGAGCTGACCAGAGTACGTCGAGATGAAAAAGTCAGTCTAGACCAGGCCCCGGCGGGAAACACCTCCTCACCAACAA acttgACATGTACGCCGTGTCCTGAGGGCTGGTTGTACATTGATAAAAAATGTTATGAGTTTAGTGAAGATAAACTGGACTGGTACAATAGCACAGACAGCTGTGCTTCAAAGGGGGGTCATCTCGCCATACTtcgcacacaaaaacaacac gatagcCTGCAGAAAGAGGCCAATGCGATTGGTGGGTTTGATTATCATTACTGGATTGGCCTatcagaggcagagacagtgggagagtgGAACTGGGTGGACAACACACATGTCAATAAAAC GTTTTGGAGCAAATGGGACAAAACGTACAAACATGCCCACAACGCCACGGAGAAAATGTGCGTCGTATTCAACACAAATGGCGAGAGTTGGCACAGCGTTCCGTGTAACTACATTTACAAAAGAATCTGTGAGAAGGACGTCGTTTGGATGTACCGTGAATGA
- the cops7a gene encoding COP9 signalosome complex subunit 7a — translation MEVEQLLSLSGSALAQAISSLLESPGLYVFSDILELPNVRELENGPHASVYRLLNLFAYGTYCDYKERADSLPELTPAQKNKLRHLSIISLASNLKCLPYSLLLQQLELKNVRELEDLLIEAVYCDIIQGKLDQRNQQVEVDCSVGRDLGPNELPNIANTLQEWCAGCEAVLCGIEEQVARANQYRESQLKVKVQVETEVSNLQKTLKASSASPSSGPAPAGAASNQDADQPAEPRDPASSQEPRQPGKKSSKVKGLRGSGKIWSKSN, via the exons atggagGTGGAGCAGTTGTTGTCTCTGTCGGGTTCGGCCTTGGCTCAGGCCATCAGCTCTCTGCTGGAGTCTCCAGGACTCTATGTCTTCTCAGATATACTGGAGTTACCCAACGTcagagag ctGGAGAATGGTCCCCATGCATCTGTGTATCGGCTTCTCAATCTCTTTGCTTATGGAACGTACTGTGACTACAAag agaGGGCTGATTCTCTCCCTGAGCTGACTCCCGCCCAGAAGAACAAACTGCGTCACCTTTCCATTATCAGCCTGGCCTCAAACCTCAAG tgtctgccGTACTCTCTGCTCCTGCAGCAGTTGGAGCTGAAGAATGTCCGGGAGCTGGAGGACCTGTTGATCGAGGCTGTTTACTGTGACATCATCCAGGGGAAACTGGACCAGCGGAACCAGCAGGTGGAGGTGGACTGCAGTGTGGGCCGAGACCTGGGTCCCAATGAGCTCCCCAACATCGCCAACACGCTGCAGGagtg gtgtGCGGGATGTGAAGCAGTGCTTTGTGGGATTGAGGAGCAGGTGGCCAGAGCCAATCAGTACAGAGAGAGCCAACTGAAAGTCAAAGTTCAAGTggagacagag gtgTCAAATCTACAGAAAACTCTCAAGGCAAGCTCCGCCTCCCCGTCGTCTGGCCCCGCCCCCGCCGGTGCAGCATCCAATCAGGATGCAGATCAGCCTGCAGAACCTCGTGACCCTGCCTCTTCTCAGGAACCACGCCAACCAGGAAAGAAGAGCTCAAAGGTCAAAGG ACTCCGTGGGAGTGGAAAGATTTGGTCAAAGTCTAACTGA